TTGAAGGAAGCGGGCATCGGACGGGTCAACATCTCCCTCGACTCCCTGAATGCGGAGACCTTTGCCCGCATCACCCGCGGCGGACGGCTGCAACCGGTTCTGGAGGGCATCGACGGCGCGGTGGAGGCGGGTCTTACTCCGGTAAAACTCAACATGGTGGTCATGGGCGGCGTCAACGACCACGAACTAGCCGACATGGTGGCCTTCGCACGGCAGCGCAAGGTATTGCTGCGTTTCATCGAGGCCATGCCCATCGGCGAGGCGGGTTTCGCGGCGCTGGGACAGTTCGTGCCCGCCACCGAGATCGTATCCCGGCTGGAACGGACCCTCGGCACCCGTTTCGTGCCGGCAGGGGCCCCTCAGGTCAAGTCGGCGGGACCGGCGCGCTATTACCGCGCCGTGGATGGCGACCTCGACATCGGCATCATCTCGGCCATTTCGCAACATTTTTGCGAAACCTGCAACCGGGTGCGGCTCACCTCACGCGGGGAGCTGGTTCTGTGTCTGGGCCGGGAGAATCAGCTCGATCTGCTCACCCCGTTGCGGGACGGCGCCACGGACGCCGAACTGACCGCCCTCATCGAACGGGGGCTGCGGGACAAACCCTGGTCCCACGAGATGGACAGCGACGCCGGCTCCCGTCGCGCCGGGCCGCACATGGTGGCGCTGGGGGGGTGAATTTCCCAAGGAGGCAGCCATTCCCGTCATTTCCACGTTTTACGGCATCCTGATTTTAATGTATTGTTTCGATGAAGGACAACATCGGAAACCCCACATTCATGCTCGTTACCAGAACTTCGAAGCCTCCTTTGCCATCCTGGACGGGGAATGTTTGGCAGGAACGATGCCTCCAAATAAAATGCATCACATTCGCAGATGGATCGACATGCACCGGGAGGAACTCCTGATCAACTGGGCGTTGGCGGTGGAAGGCGAACTGCCCCGGCGGATCAAACCGTTGAAATAGGAATCGCAACAATGTACCCCATGGTGACCCAGGCCATCGCTCTTTCGGAATACCAACTGCATTTGCGTTTCGACAATGGCGAAATCCGGCAATTCGACTGCACGCCGTACCTGACACGCGGCGTCTTCATTCGCCTTCAGGATAAAAACCTTTTTGCCCAAGCCAGGGTGGCCTTCGGCACCGTCACCTGGCCCGGAGAGTTGGATATCGCCCCGGAAACGCTTTATCAGCGTTCCGTTCCGGTTTCGGATTCGGCTGGCCATTCGGCCATCGCCTGAGACTGAAGACACCTTTCTCCCGCACGCACGACAGGCCAACGCCATGAAAACCTCCCTGATGCTGGTGTTTCTGCTGCTGCTTGGCGGCTGCGTGTCGAGTTGGCCGGTAACTTCGGAGATCGTGGTGTATCACGAGTTGCCCGGCAGCATTCGTCACCAGCGATTCGCCTTTCTGCCGGACAAGGATCAGGAGGGCAGTCTGGAGTACAATGCCTTCGCCAATCGCATCCGGGCCAAATTCCGCATTTTCGGCTTGGAAGAGACCTCCATCGAGGAGGCGGATCTGCTGCTTTCCCTGCATTACGGCATCGATGCGGGCCACGATGTTCAGGAACCCCACCCCATCCTGGGCACCACCGGTTACAACACCACCCATCTGCCGGGCACCGTGACCCGGACGGGGGACACGGTGACGGTCACGCCCGGAACCACCATTTCCACCCCCACGATCGGCGTGGTCGGCGTAACCTCCACCACGGCGACGATCTACACCCGCACCCTGACCCTGGATATTCTGGACAACGCCTCCCGCAAGCAGGGCAAAACCCGCAAGGTATTGGAATCCAAGGTGGTCAGTTCCGGAACGTCCCGCATGATGGCCGCCGTGATCCCGGTGATGATCGATGCCTTGTTCACCGAATTTCCGGGCAAATCGGGCAAGCCGCGCATTGTGGAACTGCCCATGGAATTCTGAATAATTCATACGGGGGTTCGGGGGGGATTATCCTGCCGACTGAGTCCAGGGCAGCGCCCTGGGACTTTTGCCGTTGATACCATCC
The Magnetococcales bacterium genome window above contains:
- a CDS encoding radical SAM protein — translated: LKEAGIGRVNISLDSLNAETFARITRGGRLQPVLEGIDGAVEAGLTPVKLNMVVMGGVNDHELADMVAFARQRKVLLRFIEAMPIGEAGFAALGQFVPATEIVSRLERTLGTRFVPAGAPQVKSAGPARYYRAVDGDLDIGIISAISQHFCETCNRVRLTSRGELVLCLGRENQLDLLTPLRDGATDAELTALIERGLRDKPWSHEMDSDAGSRRAGPHMVALGG
- a CDS encoding DUF4160 domain-containing protein codes for the protein MPVISTFYGILILMYCFDEGQHRKPHIHARYQNFEASFAILDGECLAGTMPPNKMHHIRRWIDMHREELLINWALAVEGELPRRIKPLK
- a CDS encoding DUF2442 domain-containing protein yields the protein MYPMVTQAIALSEYQLHLRFDNGEIRQFDCTPYLTRGVFIRLQDKNLFAQARVAFGTVTWPGELDIAPETLYQRSVPVSDSAGHSAIA
- a CDS encoding DUF4136 domain-containing protein, with the protein product MKTSLMLVFLLLLGGCVSSWPVTSEIVVYHELPGSIRHQRFAFLPDKDQEGSLEYNAFANRIRAKFRIFGLEETSIEEADLLLSLHYGIDAGHDVQEPHPILGTTGYNTTHLPGTVTRTGDTVTVTPGTTISTPTIGVVGVTSTTATIYTRTLTLDILDNASRKQGKTRKVLESKVVSSGTSRMMAAVIPVMIDALFTEFPGKSGKPRIVELPMEF